A window of Phycisphaerae bacterium genomic DNA:
AAGATGAGTTCATCGGTGCGGATCGGGCCCTATCGGCTGGTGGATGTTCGGGCGATCCATGACGAAATGGTGATGCAGTTGGCCGGTGGGGCGTGCGTCTGCGGCAACGGCGACGTGCTGGCTTACTGGAATCGTTACACGGATGCGATCATGGGCAACGAGGCCCATTTCATGCGGTCCTCCGACCATGGCCGGACGTGGGAGATGACCGCCAAACCCATCGGCAGCCGCCACGAGGAGGGGGCGATCCACGTGGCGACGGGCATGGTGTGCCTGGCGGACGGCCGGCTGTTGCTGCCGTACGCCGACTACCAGAGCGGACGGACCGGTGACGATGAGCATCCGCGGCGACTGAAGAACAGAAACCGTCCAACGGAACTGTTCGTGGCGGTCTCGCGCGACCACGGACACTCCTGGCCCCAGCGGGTGAAGGTGGACCTTGGGCCGTTCAGATTCGCCTATCCGTTCGGGCGGATCGTGGAACGTCGGGACGGATCTCTGATGTTGCCGGCGGTGGCCTGCGAGAAGGACTGGCTCGAGACCCGCGGTGAAGCCACCCCGTTCGAGAACGGATACTTCCTCTCGCGCGACGGCGGCGAAAGCTGGGGCGATTGGCATCCGATCGTGCCGGCGCCGAATGAACTGGGATGTGTCGAGACGACGATCGCCCGGTGTTCGGATGGAAGCCTGCTGGGATTGCACCGGACCACCACGGCATGGGTGAAGAGCCAGCGGCCGTTCGATGCGGGCGTGCTGGCAGCGACCCGCTCAGCCGACGACGGCGAAACCTGGTTGGACCCGGAACCGACCGAACTGCACGGCGAGTGCGGATGTCTCGTCGCCGACGGCGACCGGCTCATCGCCGCCTACCGCAGCGCCAAGAACGCCCCGCCCGCCACGCCGTTGGGTATGATCGTCGTCTACAGCGACGACGGCGGGCGCACCTGGACGCCCGAAACGGCCCTGCCC
This region includes:
- a CDS encoding exo-alpha-sialidase, which translates into the protein MSSSVRIGPYRLVDVRAIHDEMVMQLAGGACVCGNGDVLAYWNRYTDAIMGNEAHFMRSSDHGRTWEMTAKPIGSRHEEGAIHVATGMVCLADGRLLLPYADYQSGRTGDDEHPRRLKNRNRPTELFVAVSRDHGHSWPQRVKVDLGPFRFAYPFGRIVERRDGSLMLPAVACEKDWLETRGEATPFENGYFLSRDGGESWGDWHPIVPAPNELGCVETTIARCSDGSLLGLHRTTTAWVKSQRPFDAGVLAATRSADDGETWLDPEPTELHGECGCLVADGDRLIAAYRSAKNAPPATPLGMIVVYSDDGGRTWTPETALPDPRGRTHESWHETGMPDIVKMPSGQIGIVYYSHDPNLPWCPPKNDPLWQQVPHFWKRYLAIAILQAD